The DNA region TGGCAATGGCGGGTTCCGGATCAAGGTGGCGTCACTCGACACGGGCGATGTGCTCTCCGATCTGCCGAGCGAGCCACCGCCCTCCGGGTTCAGCACGCTGGCCCTCACCGGCGACGGCGTGCTGACCGCGGTGATGCCGGGCGACCGGGGCAACGTGTGGCTGCGTCCGCTCGATGGCAGCCCGGCCCGAAAGCTCACGCCCTTCGCCGAACAGGAGATCTTCCGCTTCGCCGTGTCGCGCGACGGCGCGACGCTGGTCATCGTCCGCGGGTCGCGGCTGCGCGACGCGCAGATGATCACCGGCTTCGACCCGGCAACTTGAAATTCGAAATTCGAGATTGATCGGCGGCCGGCCCTTCGTCCCTCGACTTCGCTCGGGACGGCCTGAGCGGCAGTCGAAGGCCGGCCTTGCCGCTCGAGGCATCCCGACGGGCGCCGGCGCAGCCGCGCCCCGCGAGAATTTCAGATTTCCAATTTCGAATTACAGTGAGCCCCCATGAGGCTCACCGTACTCCCCCTCCTGCTGCTCTCGGCCGTCACCGTGGCCGCGCAGCAGTCGTCCACCCAGGTCGACGAGGCGCTGGCGCGCCCGATTCTGGCCGCCGACCAGACGCGCATCGACACGCAGGTGTGGCTCGCGTCGCAGGTGCCCGTCCTGCAGGTACCGGCGACGCGCGCCGCGTGGGACGCCAAGGCGCGTGAGCTGCGGCAGCGCGTGCTCGACGAGGTCGTCTATCGCGGGCAGGCAAAGGCGTGGCGCACGCAGAAGGCGAAGGTCGAGGAGTTCGGCGTCATCGAGGCCGACGGCTACCGCGTGCGCAAGATCCGGTTCGAGGCGGTGCCGGGGCTGCACGTGCCGGCCCTGATCTACGAGCCCGCCAGGGCGCTGGACCAGAAGATCCCGCTGGTCCTGAACTTCAACGGGCACGAAGGCACCGGGATGGCCAACAGCTATCACCAGGCGCGCTGCATCAACCTGGCGAAGAAGGGGCTGTACGCGATCAACGTCGAGTGGATCGGCCAGACGCAGCTCGCGGTGCCAGGCCTGCAGCACTACCGGATGAACCAGCTCGATCTCGTCGGCACGCCTGGGCTGGCCGTGTTCTACGAGTCGCTGCGGCGCACACTGGACATCGGCCTCGCGCTGCCGCGGGTCGACGCGACGAAGGTCGCCGTCACCGGCCTGTCGGGCGGCGGGTGGCAGACCATCATGCTGAGCGCGCTCGACACGAGGGTGACGCTGGCCAACCCGGTCGCCGGCTTCTCCAGCTACGTCACACGCACGCAGTGGCCCGACAAGGACCTCGGCGACTCGGAGCAGACGCCGTCGGACCTGGCCTCGGTGGCCGACTACACGCACCTGGCCGCGCTGGTGGCGCCGCGGCCGCTGCAGCTCACGCACAACGCCCTCGACAGCTGCTGTTACCGCGCCGACTACGCCGTCGGCCCGCTCCTGCAGCAGGCGGGCCAGGTGTTCTCGCTGCTCGGCGTGCGGGACCGGCTCGCCTTCCACGTCAACTACGACAAGGGCCACAACTACGAGCAGGACAACCGCGAGGCCTTCTACCGCTTCCTCCACAAGAACCTGCTCGGCAACCGCGCCGACTTCGACCCGCGAGAGGTCGACGTGACGAAGGACCTGCGCGACGTCGAGGGCCTGCGCGTGCCGGTGCCGGCCGACAACGCGACGTTCACCTCGCTGGCCCGCGGCATCCTTGCCTCGCTGCCCGCCCCGACGGCGCCGACGCGGGCCCGCTTGCAGCAGCTGGTGAAGGCGCCGACGCTGACCGCCAGGGCGCAGTCGATCGGCAAGGCCGACGGCGCCGAGTTCTGGCAGCTGCACCTCGACAACTGGACCGTGCCGGTGACCGAGCTGTCGCCTGCGTCGGTCAACGGACGGCCCGGAGAGCCGTCCCCTTCCACCACGATCCTGCTGTCGGACGGCGGCCGGGCGAAGGCGGCAGGCGACGCGAAGCGGCTCCTCGGTGAGGGGACGCGCGTGGCGGCCATGGACCCCTGGTACTTCGGCGAGTCGAGCCTCGGCCGCATCGACTTCCTGTACGGCCTGTTGATGGCTGGCGTCGGCGAGCGCCCGCTCGGCCTCGAGACCGGTCAGGTGATCGCCACGGCGAAGTGGCTGAAGGCGCGCGACGGCCGGCCGGTGACCATCACCGCGCGCGGGCCGCGCACGAGCCTGATCGCGCTGGTCGCAGCAGCGCTCGAGCCCGAGGCGATTGCCGGCGTGCAGCTGCACGAGAGCTGGTCGACCCTGCGCGAGGTGCTGGATCGCGACATCACCGCAAAGGACATGCCCGAGATGTTCGCGTTCGGGCTGCTCGCGGAGTTCGACGTGGCGCAGATCAAGGCGCTCGTCGCGCCGCGGAAGGTCGAGGGCCGGTAGGGCGGTCCGCGCGCGTCGACCTGAAGGTCGACGCCTACGTATCGTAGCGGCCGACCTTCAGGTCGGCCGTCCATTGGAGTCGCCATGGTTCTCAACCGCACTCGCACGAGCGTCGCCTCCATCGCACTCGCTGCGACATTCCTCGGCAGTCTCGGCGACACGCCGCTGCGCGCGCAGCAACCACAGGTCGGGGGCGTCTTCCCGCATCTGTCCGTCGTGTCCGAGCATGTGCCCCGCTCCGAGGCCGGCATCGGGGCGCTGGTGCCGTGGGCCGATCGCCTCTGGATGGTCGGGTACGTCGCGCACATCACCGGCGCGGGGCTCGGGTTGTACGAGATCGGCGCCGACCTGCAGATGAAGAAGCATCCGGCGAGCGTCACGGGCACGTTCGCCAACCGGATGATTCACAACGAGTCGAACCAGGCGATCATCGGCCCCTACGCCATCGACCCGGCTGGCCACGTCCGCGTCTTCCCCGAGATGGCGAAGCATCGCCTCGCGGCGACGATGGAGCACCTGACCGACAAGGCCAACCAGGTGTACTTCCTGACCATGGAAGGCCTGCTGTTCGAGGCCGACGTGAAGACGCTGCAGTCGCGCCAGCTCTTCGACCTCGTGAAGACGCTCGAGCTGCCCACCGGCGTCCGTCCGCACTTCAAGAGCGCCTTCACCGAGGCCGGCCGCGTCGTCGTCGCCAACAACAGCTACGACGAGCGCGACTTCACGGGGAAGCTCGCGGGCGGTCGCCTGGCCGAGTGGGACGGCAGTGCGTGGACCATCCTCGAGCGCAAGCCGTTCGTGGAGGTGTCGGGCAAGGCATGGGCCCCCGACGAGTACGGGCGGCCAATCTACGCCGCCGGATGGGATCGCGCGTCAGCCATCCTGAAGGTGTTCCTCAAGGGCGCCTGGCGCACGTACCGGCTGCCGAAGGGCGGGCAGACGTTCGATCACGCGTGGAACACCGAGTGGATGCGCATCCGGGAGGCGCAGACCGAGCGCTTCCTCATGGACCTGCACGGCCTGTTCTACGAGTTGCCGTCGCTGTCGTACGAGGGCCAGGTGTGGGGCATCCTGCCGATCGCCCGGCACCTGCGCATGGTGCCCGACTTCACCACGTATCGCGGCCTGCTCGTGCTCGGCGGCGACCAGACCGATCGCAGCCTCGGGCAACCGCAGTCGGGCCTGTGGTTCGGGCACCACGACGACCTGTGGCAGTGGGGCAAGCCGCAGGGCTGGGGCGGGCCGTGGTGGGAGGACTCGGTGGCCGCGGGCGCGATGTCGGACCCGTTCCTCATGACGGGGTTCGACAAGAAGGTGCTGCACCT from Luteitalea sp. TBR-22 includes:
- a CDS encoding S9 family peptidase, which encodes MRLTVLPLLLLSAVTVAAQQSSTQVDEALARPILAADQTRIDTQVWLASQVPVLQVPATRAAWDAKARELRQRVLDEVVYRGQAKAWRTQKAKVEEFGVIEADGYRVRKIRFEAVPGLHVPALIYEPARALDQKIPLVLNFNGHEGTGMANSYHQARCINLAKKGLYAINVEWIGQTQLAVPGLQHYRMNQLDLVGTPGLAVFYESLRRTLDIGLALPRVDATKVAVTGLSGGGWQTIMLSALDTRVTLANPVAGFSSYVTRTQWPDKDLGDSEQTPSDLASVADYTHLAALVAPRPLQLTHNALDSCCYRADYAVGPLLQQAGQVFSLLGVRDRLAFHVNYDKGHNYEQDNREAFYRFLHKNLLGNRADFDPREVDVTKDLRDVEGLRVPVPADNATFTSLARGILASLPAPTAPTRARLQQLVKAPTLTARAQSIGKADGAEFWQLHLDNWTVPVTELSPASVNGRPGEPSPSTTILLSDGGRAKAAGDAKRLLGEGTRVAAMDPWYFGESSLGRIDFLYGLLMAGVGERPLGLETGQVIATAKWLKARDGRPVTITARGPRTSLIALVAAALEPEAIAGVQLHESWSTLREVLDRDITAKDMPEMFAFGLLAEFDVAQIKALVAPRKVEGR